Part of the Sphingobium lignivorans genome is shown below.
GATCAAGATTGCCCTGCACCGGCAGCCCGGCCGGCAGCGCCTTATGGGCCCAGACGGGATCGATGGTCTCGTCCAGTCCAAGCGCGTCGACGCCGGTTCCCGCAGCATAATCGGGCAGCTTCGCGCCTGCGCCCTTGGGGAAGCCGATGACCGGCGTTTCGGGATGGCGCGCCTTGAGCGCTGTCACGATCGCTGCGTTGGGCGCGATCACCCACTGGCAGAACTGTTGCGGGCTGAGCGATCCCGCCCAGCTGTCGAAAAGCTGCACGGCATCGACGCCTGCCTCGATCTGGGCCGAGAGATAATCGACCGTCGTTGCCACGATCGACTCGATGATGGCGCCGAACCGGGCGGGCGCCTGATAGGCCATGCGCCGGGCGGCGGCGTGATCCTTGCTGCCCGCGCCGGCCACCATATAGGTCGCCACGGTCCAGGGGCTGCCGGCAAATCCCAGGAACGTGGTCTCGGGCGACAAGGCCTGCTTCACCTTGCGGACGGTCTCGATGACCGGCGCGAGGCGCTGCGGCGCGGCCTGAAGCGTCGCAAGCTCGGCCTGCGCGAGCGGTGGCGCGAGGCGTGGTCCTTCGCCCGCCTCGAACCAGAGGTCCTGCCCCAGCGCGTGCGGCACCACCAGAATGTCGGAAAAGAGAATGGCGCCATCGAAGCCGAACCGGCGGATGGGCTGGAGCGTCACTTCGGCGGCCGCCTCGCTGTCATAGCACAGGTCGAGAAATCCGCCCTTTTCCGCGCGCAAGGCCCGGTATTCGGGAAGATAGCGCCCGGCCTGGCGCATGAGCCAGAGCGGCGGGCGGCTGGGCCGCTGTCCGCGCAGAACGCCGAGCAGGGGCGGCAGGACAGTCCGGTCATCCACGAGTCTATATCCTGAATCTAAGTTAAAGAGGGTTGTTGGAATCTGTTGGGGCGTGGAAGCCGGGCATTATTGCTTCCTCCGCCTTTTGCCAACAGCTTGACCTTTCGGTTGCCGCGGCCACGCGATGAGTCCCGGCATTCATCCACATTTCCCACAGCCTGTGCGCAAACCGGTCCTGCTGTGGACAAGTGATCGAGTCGCGATCGCCGTAGCGCGGACGATTTCGGGTCGGCCTTTCATCCACTGCCCTGTCCCTTGCCTTATCCGGCATTTATCCACATGGTTCCCCGCATGGATCGGCTGAACCTGCATCTGCTTTCGGACTCTACCGGAGAAACGCTGGAACATATCGGCAAGGCGGCGATCGCGCAGTTCGAGAATGTGGAGACGATCCGTCATTTCTGGCCCATGGTGCGCTCCGAGCAGCATCTGGAACGCATCATGGAGGAAGTCGGGCGCAATCCCGGCATGGTGCTTTTCACGCTGGCCAACCAGTCGCTGCGCCGCAAGCTGGAGAGCAGCTGCCGCGCCATGGGCATTCCCTTCGTCGCGCCGCTCGATCCGGTGACGGATGCCATGTCGAATCTTCTCGGTCAGGAGACGCGCAACCGGCCCGGCCGCAAGCATGTGCTGGACGAAGCCTATTTCGCGCGGATCGATGCGATCCAGTTCACCATCGCGCATGATGATGGCGTCGGCTGGGAGAATTGGGAGGAAGCGGACATCGTCCTCGCGGGCGTGTCGCGCACCTCGAAGACGCCCACCAGCATCTATCTCGCCAATCGCGGCTACAAGACGGCCAACATCCCGCTCGTGCCCGAATCGCCGCCGCCGCCCAGCCTGTTCAAGCTCCGGCATCCGATGGTCGTGGGTCTGACGGCAGGCGCCGAGCGGCTGGTGCAGGTGCGTCGCAATCGGCTGCTTTCTCTCAACCAGGCGCCGGCCACCCCTTATGTGGATATCGAGCGGGTCAACAGCGAGGTCGCGCATGCGCGCCGCATGTTCGCCGATCAGGGCTGGCCCGTCATCGACGTCACCCGGCGTTCGATCGAGGAGACGGCGGCGGCGATCGTCAATCTTTATCAGGAGCGGCTCAAAAATCTCGCCGCCGGGCTGGGCAGTTCGCTTCCGGTATGAGCGGGCCGCGTCTCCTGCTGGCCTCGCAAAGCGAGAGCCGTCGCCGTCTGCTGGAGCAGGCCGCGGTCCCCTTCGAGTTGGTCGAGGCCGGCATCGACGAGGACGCTGTCAAGGGCGCGCTGGAGGCGGAAGGCCTTGGCGCGCGGGACCTTGCCGATGCGCTGGCCGAATGGAAGGCCCAGCGGCCCTCGATGCGCCATCCCGGCGATTTTGTGCTCGGCTGCGACCAGACGCTCGAGCTGGATGATGGCAGCCGGGTCGACAAGGTCGCGACACGGGAGGAAGCAGCCGCACTGCTGGAGCGGATGAGCGGCCGCGCGCACAAGCTGCACAG
Proteins encoded:
- the hemE gene encoding uroporphyrinogen decarboxylase, whose product is MDDRTVLPPLLGVLRGQRPSRPPLWLMRQAGRYLPEYRALRAEKGGFLDLCYDSEAAAEVTLQPIRRFGFDGAILFSDILVVPHALGQDLWFEAGEGPRLAPPLAQAELATLQAAPQRLAPVIETVRKVKQALSPETTFLGFAGSPWTVATYMVAGAGSKDHAAARRMAYQAPARFGAIIESIVATTVDYLSAQIEAGVDAVQLFDSWAGSLSPQQFCQWVIAPNAAIVTALKARHPETPVIGFPKGAGAKLPDYAAGTGVDALGLDETIDPVWAHKALPAGLPVQGNLDPLALIAGGETLDRAVDTILEALQDRPHIFNLGHGILPDTPIEHVERLVRRVRG
- a CDS encoding pyruvate, water dikinase regulatory protein, translating into MDRLNLHLLSDSTGETLEHIGKAAIAQFENVETIRHFWPMVRSEQHLERIMEEVGRNPGMVLFTLANQSLRRKLESSCRAMGIPFVAPLDPVTDAMSNLLGQETRNRPGRKHVLDEAYFARIDAIQFTIAHDDGVGWENWEEADIVLAGVSRTSKTPTSIYLANRGYKTANIPLVPESPPPPSLFKLRHPMVVGLTAGAERLVQVRRNRLLSLNQAPATPYVDIERVNSEVAHARRMFADQGWPVIDVTRRSIEETAAAIVNLYQERLKNLAAGLGSSLPV
- a CDS encoding Maf family protein gives rise to the protein MSGPRLLLASQSESRRRLLEQAAVPFELVEAGIDEDAVKGALEAEGLGARDLADALAEWKAQRPSMRHPGDFVLGCDQTLELDDGSRVDKVATREEAAALLERMSGRAHKLHSAAVIAQGGAPQWRHIESVTLHMRPLSIAFIDRYLALDWDACRWCVGCYRVEGPGAQLFSRISGSLFAVQGLPLLPLLDYLRTRSILPA